One Theropithecus gelada isolate Dixy chromosome 3, Tgel_1.0, whole genome shotgun sequence genomic window carries:
- the LOC112621611 gene encoding putative uncharacterized protein FLJ46235 encodes MVCLGPYPTLQQSLRMRLLLYNSIHRPSSNVMTASLGPAPASQSSLQAQNFLKSTSPDPAPASHCHPKGQLFPQGHLPRPSSCPPSASQWPGQAQLLRDNGLSRPSFCLTDIFPKQAPTCLLATLMGPDPASH; translated from the exons ATGGTCTGTTTAGGCCCATACCCTACCTTACAGCAGTCTTTGCGCATGAGGCTACTGCTTTACAACAGCATCCACAGGCCCAGCTCCAACGTTATGACAGCCTCTTTAGGCCCAGCTCCAGCCTCCCAGTCTTCTCTCCAGGCCCAGAACTTTCTCAAGTCAACCTCACCAgacccagctcctgcctctcatTGCCATCCCAAGGGCCAGCTTTTTCCTCAGGGCCACCTTCCAAGACCCAGCTCCT gtccaccctctgcctcccagtggcctggACAGGCCCAGCTCCTACGTGACAatggcctctccaggcccagctttTGCCTTACGGACATCTTCCCCAAACAAGCTCCTACCTGCCTCCTGGCCACTTTGATGGGCCCAGATCCTGCCTCACACTAA